GCATGCCATTGCCGTCATCATCCTTCTGGCGACTCTTGTGCTCCCCGTTGGGTCTAGCATGGCGTTCCCACCGGCCGGCACGAAAGACCTATCTACGCTTCAGGCTCAGGCCAATCAGGGAAATGCGGAGGCACAGAACGGCCTCGGGGAGCTGTATGCCAAAGGGAAAGGAATGCCACAGGACCATGCCCAAGCGCGAACCTGGTATGAGAAGGCCGCAGCACAGGGTCATCCGATGGCACAAAACAACCTCGCGGAGCTCTATTTCGCAGGGCTCGGCGGTCCTCAAGACCTTGTGCGGGCCTATATGTGGGTGAATCTTGCAGCCTCACATATGCAGGGTGACGAAAAGAAGCAAGCGGAAGAAAATCGTGATGATGTCGCCCAGCGCATGACTCCCGCACAAATCACAGAAGCCAAGAGGCTTTCACAACAGTGCCAGGCCAACCAGTTTAAGGGTTGCTGAGAGCTACTCGCATTTCCCAGCACTCACTGGCATCTATCCTTCCAATCCCATACTTCAGGTCAAACCTCTCGGCATCGCGAAAATGGCAACCAGGTGATTGCGTACAAATGGTAGCTAAGGGAGTTACGAGACGTGGGAAACGCGGGTGTTGCCATGCATCCGACTGAAGACGTCCCAGTCGAACTGCTTCGGCATAACTGCGTGGAGTGGAATCGGACTGATTGATCCCCGTTCACGATAGGCCAAGAGACAGCCGACAATCTCTTCAGGCGATTCGATCAGCCGGTGCACAACTTCATAGGCAAGATGCTGAGCAATTGCTTTGTCCTCGGGTATCGGCCGGGCACCCCGAAGCGTATGGCCAAGAATAGTGGCTTTGGTGGCTGGCGTGAGTGGATAGTGATCCGACCGCGCCT
This is a stretch of genomic DNA from Nitrospira sp.. It encodes these proteins:
- a CDS encoding sel1 repeat family protein, coding for MTIHSPARHTQQFMHAIAVIILLATLVLPVGSSMAFPPAGTKDLSTLQAQANQGNAEAQNGLGELYAKGKGMPQDHAQARTWYEKAAAQGHPMAQNNLAELYFAGLGGPQDLVRAYMWVNLAASHMQGDEKKQAEENRDDVAQRMTPAQITEAKRLSQQCQANQFKGC